In Kogia breviceps isolate mKogBre1 chromosome 19, mKogBre1 haplotype 1, whole genome shotgun sequence, a single genomic region encodes these proteins:
- the SPECC1 gene encoding cytospin-B isoform X16, with product MGNHSGRPEDPEAGAVAAAKRTGIPAPRELAVAVSRERPGPRAPSSARKAAASPTSSGAPTPTRHARATPPRARPEREDAEQAALESRVRELLAEAKEKDGEINRLRSELKKRTETWARNADGADALDPSVDGASVSPGDPEPLIRALEEKNRTFQQELAALEHENRALREKLTDFERSPDSERGASHAGVAQESSFGSPPGQGSSGEVDAYRGNPHEGALRTSGSSSSDVTKASLSPDASDFEHIPADAPPGPPAPAGSLVRSSTCSAAGRSPHTASELSLASLTEKIHRMEESHHSTAEELQATLQELSDQQQMVQELTAENEKLADEKTLLEASLRQHRERAEQLSQENEKLLALLQERVESEALGTQGGKTLELEQKRTETLEQGRFEREKLLTAQQQLTCRLRKAEEEHRGALEAARRLKEEDGELTAFLELQRRDSGATAKTLEECRLALEGLNVENGSPKAHPEGEKPKAVESSPPGHAAGGCDVQEMLTAARAEKGQLEQSCAELRQELLKAHGEVKRVSSLLSKVEKDYSYLKEICDHQAEQLSSSSLKLQEKASESDAEIKDMKETIFELEDQLEQHRAVKLHNKQLISELESNVMKLEEQKSDLEGQLKTLTKQIKDETEEWRRFQADLQTAVVVANDIKCEAQQELRAVKRRLLEEEEKNARLQKALGDARARGSSTVSVSYSRAGGGREAAQPLP from the exons GGGCTGTGGCAGCGGCCAAGCGGACGGGCATCCCCGCCCCTCGAGAGCTCGCGGTAGCCGTCTCGAGAGAGAGGCCGGGGCCGCGCGCTCCCTCCAGCGCCCGGAAGGCGGCCGCCAGCCCCACCTCTTCCGGCGCGCCCACCCCCACCAGGCACGCGCGGGCCACGCCCCCGAGAGCCCGGCCGGAGCGCGAAGACGCGGAGCAGGCCGCGCTCGAGTCCCGGGTTCGGGAGCTCCTGGCCGAAGCCaaagagaaagatggagagattAACAGGCTCCGAAGTGAACTCAAGAAACGGACGGAGACGTGGGCGCGGAACGCCGACGGGGCTGACGCCTTGGACCCCAGCGTGGACGGAGCGTCGGTCTCGCCGGGCGACCCGGAGCCCTTGATCAGAGCCCTCGAGGAGAAGAACAGGACCTTCCAGCAAGAGCTCGCCGCGCTGGAGCACGAAAACCGGGCCTTGAGGGAGAAACTGACTGACTTTGAGCGTTCCCCAGACTCAGAGCGGGGAGCGAGCCACGCGGGGGTAGCCCAGGAGTCCAGCTTCGGGAGCCCGCCGGGACAGGGGTCGTCGGGCGAAGTCGACGCGTATAGAGGAAACCCACACGAAGGCGCGTTGCGGACGTCGGGCTCTTCGAGCAGCGATGTCACCAAGGCCTCCTTGTCCCCGGACGCCTCCGACTTTGAGCACATCCCAGCGGACGCCCCCCCAGGGCCCCCGGCCCCCGCCGGGAGCCTCGTCAGGAGCTCCACGTGCTCGGCGGCCGGCCGCTCCCCGCACACCGCGAGCGAGCTGTCCCTGGCGTCCCTGACGGAGAAGATCCACAGGATGGAAGAGAGCCATCACAGCACCGCCGAGGAGCTGCAGGCCACGCTGCAGGAGCTGTCGGACCAGCAGCAGATGGTGCAGGAGCTGACGGCTGAGAACGAGAAGCTGGCGGACGAGAAGACGCTCTTGGAAGCGTCCCTCCGCCAGCACCGGGAGAGGGCGGAGCAGCTGAGTCAGGAGAACGAGAAGCTGCTGGCCCTCCTGCAGGAGCGAGTCGAGAGCGAGGCGCTCGGCACCCAGGGAGGGAAAACCCTGGAGCTGGAGCAGAAACGCACGGAGACCCTGGAGCAGGGCCGCTTCGAGCGAGAGAAGCTGCTCACCGCCCAGCAGCAGCTGACCTGCCGCCTGAGGAAGGCGGAGGAGGAGCACCGGGGGGCTCTGGAGGCGGCCCGGCGCCTGAAGGAGGAGGACGGGGAGCTGACCGCCTTCCTGGAGCTGCAGCGGCGAGACAGCGGGGCGACGGCCAAGACCCTGGAGGAGTGTCGGCTCGCCTTGGAGGGGCTCAACGTGGAGAACGGGTCTCCGAAGGCTCACCCGGAGGGTGAGAAGCCCAAAGCTGTAGAGAGCAGCCCCCCGGGGCACGCGGCCGGGGGCTGTGACGTTCAGGAGATGTTGACAGCGGCCCGAGCCGAGAAGGGCCAGCTGGAACAGTCCTGCGCCGAGCTCAGACAGGAGTTGCTGAAGGCGCACGGCGAGGTTAAGCGCGTCTCAAGCCTGCTGTCCAAG gtGGAAAAGGATTATTCCTACTTGAAGGAGATATGCGATCATCAGGCAGAACAGCTGAGCAGCAGCAGCCTGAAGCTGCAGGAGAAAGCGTCGGAGAGTGACGCGGAGATTAAAGACATGAAGGAGACCATATTCGAGCTGGAGGACCAGCTGGAGCAGCATCGGGCTGTCAAGTTACACAACAAGCAGCTCATCAGTGAGCTGGAAA GCAATGTGATGAAACTGGAGGAACAGAAGTCGGACCTGGAGGGGCAGCTGAAGACGCTGACGAAGCAGATAAAG GACGAGACGGAGGAGTGGCGGCGCTTCCAGGCTGACCTGCAGACAGCGGTGGTGGTGGCCAACGACATCAAGTGCGAGGCCCAGCAGGAGCTGCGCGCTGTCAAGCGGAggctgctggaggaggaggagaagaacgCCCGGCTGC